From one Culex quinquefasciatus strain JHB chromosome 3, VPISU_Cqui_1.0_pri_paternal, whole genome shotgun sequence genomic stretch:
- the LOC6050130 gene encoding apolipoprotein D translates to MKSLVVLSIVLATVATTCRAQIISLGQCAMPEVVENFNVSAYLGKWYEIERYEQVFQRNGECVTAKYSLNDDGSVRVENAMLVPPSGKFDIDIGRALLSFPDEDPLRAKLNVSFGGMPPIASNYWVLDTDYESFAFVFSCFPVGNTLKGDNYWLLSRTPELSPEVRDRVEVLIDLYLNRRHIRRTRHNLYYCQENIETTTEAAPESPKQFTKMAERSKRVNG, encoded by the exons ATGAAATCGCTGGTGGTACTTTCGATCGTGTTGGCCACGGTGGCCACCACCTGCCGGGCCCAAATCATCTCTCTTGGCCAGTGCGCAATGCCCGAGGTTGTGGAGAACTTTAACGTGAGTGCTTACCTGGGAAAGTGGTACGAGATCGAGCGGTACGAGCAGGTCTTCCAGCGTAACGGAGAGTGCGTTACGGCGAAATACAGCCTGAACGATGATGGTTCCGTGCGGGTTGAGAATGCTATGCTGGTGCCGCCGAGCGGCAAGTTCGACATTGACATTGGCAGGGCTTTGCTGTCCTTCCCCGACGAGGATCCGCTGCGGGCCAAGCTGAACGTTAGCTTCGGAGGAATGC CGCCAATTGCGTCCAACTACTGGGTCCTGGACACCGACTACGAGAGCTTTGCCTTCGTGTTTAGTTGTTTCCCCGTTGGAAATACTCTGAAAGGCG ACAACTACTGGCTGCTATCGAGAACCCCCGAGCTATCGCCGGAAGTTCGGGACCGCGTTGAAGTGCTGATCGACTTGTACCTGAATCGACGTCACATTCGTAGAACCCGCCATAATCTGTACTA TTGCCaggaaaatattgaaacaacCACCGAGGCAGCACCGGAAAGTCCGAAACAGTTTACCAAAATGGCGGAACGGAGCAAACGAGTCAATGGTTAA
- the LOC6050132 gene encoding apolipoprotein D: MYKSPQVFAAALLVLGLSSAVVYGVIYDRPCRTEISVVQNFCLDRYLGKWYELQRYEQPFQIKVDCTTANYGLLDPATVSVRNSAFSLINETSSEAIGTAVLSFPEQEIVQAKLNVSFFGAPNDRSNYWVIDTDYENFAIVWSCEPLPQDRSSEGFWFLSRERKFTDDKDANERAFGAIRKYIDQNEIRFTNQADERCPDF, encoded by the exons ATGTACAAATCACCGCAAGTGTTCGCCGCTGCCCTGTTAGTTTTGGGCTTGTCGTCAGCGGTCGTCTATGGCGTCATCTACGACCGACCCTGCCGAACGGAGATCTCGGTTGTGCAGAACTTCTGCCTAGACCGGTACCTGGGCAAGTGGTACGAATTGCAGCGCTACGAGCAGCCCTTCCAGATCAAGGTTGACTGCACCACTGCCAACTACGGCCTGCTTGATCCGGCCACGGTGTCCGTCCGGAACTCGGCCTTCAGTCTGATCAACGAAACCTCTTCCGAGGCCATCGGAACCGCCGTGCTGTCCTTTCCCGAGCAGGAGATCGTCCAGGCCAAGCTGAACGTGTCGTTCTTTGGAGCAC CCAACGATCGGTCCAACTACTGGGTGATCGATACGGACTACGAGAACTTTGCGATCGTGTGGTCCTGCGAGCCGCTGCCCCAGGACCGGTCCAGCGAAGGATTTTGGTTCCTGTCGAGGGAGCGCAAGTTCACCGACGACAAGGATGCCAACGAGCGGGCGTTCGGTGCGATTCGGAAGTACATCGATCAGAACGAGATCCGGTTCACGAACCAGGCGGACGAGCGGTGTCCGGATTTCTAG
- the LOC6050133 gene encoding outer membrane lipoprotein Blc codes for MYHLEVLGVVVVMLAGSSFAYIVKDGNCSLVSANIPVLDNFNLEKYLGKWYEVERYEQDYERNLECVTAEYTRKVQDGSIDVKNKGFLAKKDAYASFSGIAYISDPLLDPVVAKLNVSYGILASGISNYWVVDTDYRNFAVVYSCTPIDDSESVIEGYWLLSRTPKLTEELQITEKLRYLLETYFVPSHVRPTNHSEALCRKEPEIPPVPASLVLPPLP; via the exons ATGTACCACCTGGAAGTGCTTggtgtggtggtggtgatgctgGCCGGAAGCAGTTTTGCATACATTGTGAAGGATGGCAACTGCTCGTTGGTATCCGCCAACATTCCAGTGCTGGACAACTTTAACCTCGAAAAG TATCTCGGCAAATGGTACGAGGTTGAGCGGTACGAGCAGGACTACGAGCGCAACCTGGAGTGCGTTACGGCTGAGTACACCCGGAAAGTGCAGGACGGCTCGATTGATGTAAAGAACAAGGGCTTCCTGGCCAAGAAGGACGCATACGCTTCGTTCAGCGGTATCGCCTATATCTCGGACCCGCTGCTCGATCCCGTCGTAGCAAAACTGAACGTCAGCTATGGAATCTTGG CGAGCGGAATCTCAAACTACTGGGTCGTGGACACGGACTACCGCAACTTTGCCGTCGTGTACTCCTGCACGCCGATCGACGACTCCGAGTCCGTCATCGAGGGCTACTGGCTGCTGTCGAGAACGCCCAAGCTGACCGAGGAGCTGCAAATCACGGAGAAGCTGCGGTACCTGCTGGAGACGTACTTTGTGCCATCGCACGTGCGGCCCACCAACCACAGTGAAGCTTT ATGCCGCAAGGAGCCCGAAATACCACCGGTTCCCGCATCGCTGGTGCTACCTCCGCTGCCCTGA